The DNA segment TGAGAGCTTGCAACAGGGCTCGGCTTGGCCTTTTCCTTTCCTCATCCAGAAAAATCTCAGACACCAGAAGCCCACAACCTGTTTGGTAAGCAATACATTcataaaccaaacatttaaacctttgacctgtagtgttcctgtagcaagctcaaggttgggggttcgattccccgggaacacatgatatgtaaaaattgatagcctgaatgcactgtaagtcgctttggataaaagcgtctgctaaatgcataaatttaatttaatttaatttaatttaatttaatttaatttaatttaattttatttttgatttaatgtaatttaatttaattttgaccttgatttaaaaaaacaaaaaacaaaagcacaatTCAAAATACTTTAAAGGAACAAGTAATGTTACGATAGAGTTTATACTGTAGGAATCAAACAGGCTACGAGTTCACCAACTGGGATGAAGATACCCCCAGGGGGCGCTAAAGGGCCATTTACAAAGGGATCATCATATTAGGAGGGTCCTTGGAATAAAAAAAGTTTGATATGTCAGAATCAGGCTTACACATTAATAATGTCAAGTTTTAAAGCACTTACCTGGTGTGCACATTTTGGACAGTTTACTCAATAATACATGCAGTTTCTCATCAGACCAATCATGGAGGATTCGTGCAAGAATATACAGGTCTGCTTTAGGCAGGTCATCTTTAAAGAAATCTCCTATCATGCAAAtagaaagaaaaccaaaaagtggaaaaaaaaaaaaaaaagagtcaagatTTTCACAAGGACTTTGGCACATTACTCCGGATGTATTAAACATGAAacaaatacactgtaaaattcattgtaaaaatgttaatataaagtCTTCACTGACCTGCAACAAATGAAACTCTGTCATCAGTTTCTTTAGGCTGAAAGTGGCGTCTCATCTCAATAACTTGGGGCAAGTCAAATACAATAACCGACAGTCCAGGATGCGCTTTTGTAAACTCATATGCCATGGCACCAGTGCAACCTGTGTGAGAACAGAATGCTTTTCTAAAAtgctcataaaatatatataattcataactCTAGACTACACCTCAAATTCTTGAAATTTTCTGATATTTTTtcagaagtttcttatgctcaacaaactggcatttacagtattttaccaaaatacagtgaaaacagtaatagtgTGGTAAAATTTGTAAATCAAAATAACCATATtctatttcaatacatttaaagatGTAATTTAGCCGTATGATTTAAAGCTGAAGTTACAGCAACCATGgatccaggcttcagtgtcacattatccttcagaaatcagtctaatattctgatttggtgctcaagatacatttctttatttcatCAATGTTgtaaagttgtgctgcttaatatttctgcagAAACTGTGCaaccgttgtttttttatgacTCTTTAgtgaatagaaagttctaaagaatagcatttgttttttaatctctgtaaattccttaactgtcactttaaattcaatttaatgcatctttgctgtatttaaatacattaattgattttccttttttaaagtaattttgctAACCTCaattttaaatggtattttaattatgttataaATTTGTTAAACAATGGTTTGTATGCTTCCACCCACACACTTAGATACAATGATacgtgcacacacacgcacaatcacaatcacaatcacaagaATACATATACAGATTTATCAGAATAATTTGGATATGTTAGCTGTCAGTATATATGTTCATTTGTCCTAGTGTTTCTGTATTTGGCACTTGTAAATTCTGTCACATTCtttacttgcataaaaaaaaatatatataaatatatatataaatgaataaataaaattaaatggtaGTGCATATTTATTTCATGTCAGAAGAAGGCTAAAGATTTTGGAAGCACTATTATCTTTATGATTCCATTTAGTTACTGTCACAAAAATAAAACCCTTCACTCTTTAATTACCTTTAAAgtttctaacttttttttgtctgtgtggaaAATAAATTCTAGCTCTAAATTTAGGTTAAAGCAGGTAAAGAGAATAAACCGGATACAAAAAATACAGATGTCCTTGGCATAAAAGGCCCCTGAGAATACTGGTAATAAGAAGCATATATAATATGCATATCAAGCTTGCAACTCCTTTTCAGATAAGCAGCTTTTGAGAACAAGctctttcataataaaatatgcatGCACTACGTTCTAGTGAAATCTCAAATTATGCAAGACAGCAGCGTGACGGTGGTTTCTGCACATCATATCTGTGCATTCTCGCGGTCACTCGCTCACATCTCAATGGGAAGTCAGGCACGCAATGTTTtgatctgtttttttgtttgtttgtttttaataatccTGAACGTTAGGGAAAAAAAGCTGAGAGAGTAtgttcttttattgatttttttcttgaattcatatttgaattaaacatttaatttctcggctttttaagattttcttttaGTGATTTTGAAACATACCTGATATATAAAGGCTGCCCATGAAAACAATTTTATAGCCTGCATTTGGTTAATCAGTATATCTTAAAATGAACCAATTGATAGCCTTTATTTTACCATCTGTCTCTTTTTTGAGGTAAAAATCATATACCTCCAATGTCACAAGCTGTTTTGTAGGGAGAAAGATCAAATGCTGTTGCCACATCTTTTCCAGTCACCCTTGCGATGCTGTGCATTGCATCCATGAATCGTATCTTAACTTCATCTTTACTGTAGTAGGCATCCTAGAAGACAACAAAGCAGTTCTACTTAAAACTGAAATCTCAATAGCATGATCCATAGGTGATATGAGATGAGCAGATGCGTTTAACTCGCGTTTACCTGAAACACATCCTCATTCTTCTTCCCAAATGCTCGCTCATGTTGGCTGGTGCCCTCCCTGACAGCATTCTCTAGATGGCTGAAGAGAGGCCACACCATATCATTGCAGTGGAGAATGTACCCATTCAATGACTCAGGGCTGTCTGATACCAGAAAGCGACTGGCCTGTTCTGTATTTCTATACACTGCAACAGACAATAAACAATTTTAGATTTACAGTCCACCTCCGGACATGACAATGAACAGAATGTGTAATAAACAAGCAGTAGGAGGAAATGCATGTATGCAAGTGCCTTGCCTTAATGAACAGAGAATAGTGCTTGTCAGTTATAAATGGACAATGAGCATAGAGGTTTCAGAACTCGCATTTAGGAAAACCACATGCGATTTCTAAAACGGCAATATGTAAACCTTACCACTGGTATTTTGCTGTTTGACCCGTTCTAGAAGACCTAAAGAGACAGCACCTTCCAAAAGCCTCTCAGTGCCTAAAACAGAGGCGTTGATTTGGCCAGCTACCTCTTCTAAGGTCAGACTGTTAGAGCTGTTCAATACATCAAACACCTTCAGTTTGGATGCTGTGAATAGAGTCTGATAAACAAATGCATTGCAGAGCAGTTACCACACATTTCCCCATTGATAAATCATTTGTAATTTAATGGTTGGTGTTTAAATTAATGCACTAACAGCATAATAGTAAAGttataaagttaaaatattaaagGTGTAGTTCACACAAAAGtaagaattctgtcattattgaCTTGCTCATGTGTTGGTCTAAACTTAATGCTTTTAAATTTTGATGAACACAAGAAGAGTTTTTACCAAAATTGCACTCTGGCATAAGTTAACTATTCTTTAACGTGTAAAGAATCACGATTACCTTTGAAGCTTTGAACCCATCCAgtaagctgatgatactgtggggGATGTCCTGTCTGCTGAACTCCGGCCCAATTACATTCTGTTCTTGCATTGACGATTGACTGACATCTTTACCATTTTCCAACAGCTCAACCTCCCCGTTTGTGGCACCTTCAGACAGGCTGTTAACCAGAGACCAAGCCTCATCTGATTCCCGTTTGACCTTATGGGCCGGACTCTCATGTGGGCTGTTAAAAATCAACCCCAGCTGCTTGCAGAAGTGGTTAAGAGGGAAGCCTACCACATTAAGAAAATCTCCTTTCACATACTCCACCAGCATGCCACCCAAAGCCTGGATCCCATAACCACCAGCTTTGTCCCTGTAAAGCACAGATAAATCTGTCAGTCTAATCATTGATCAGATTCTGCAATGCCAGGGCACAgaaaattgatttatttactcaaaGTGGACTCCCTTACTCAAAAATGTACCTTGCTGAATTTCCCCTTGTCATTTTCAACACGTCAAAGCAAACACAAAAATGACTAACTCTATAAAGGTCCAAATTCCACAGGTTCAGCAAGTTCAAATTTACTGAACATGCTCAGCAAACGTgatagcagtttttaatgcatttagaaTATGAAAATCAATACACATAAACTCACATGGGCTCTCCACTGTTGATGTATTCCCAGAGCATCTCCTCGGATAATTCTGCAAATTTTACTTTTGTCTCTTCATAAAAATCAACCACTTTGTAGTCTGTATCTGAACCTGCATAGAAAAAGTATTAATCTTTAAAAtgatctgtctgttttacaaatacaagattttaattgtaaaaataaaaacattaactttCACATACCACTCTTGTCATGGCAGAGCACAATAGCTACACCCGTGAAGACGCTGTGTTCCTTGCCACTCAACCTGAAACAACAATAATTTCAATAGATTTTAGTTTCTGCATGAGTGTAATAAAAGTCTCACTTcaagacaacaacaaaacatgTCAATGCACCTAGACAGCATACGGTAAGCATCTTGTTTATCTGTAGGCTTCTCCAAGATCAAACCATCAACTGTCTGAAGACGAAAAGAGAGGACAAATTTAACAAGGCAATTTTACGATCAGAATATCATATGTAGAATCtctattactttatattatacagctGCTTACCACAACAGTGTCTGCTCCGATTACAACATCTGGACGTTTCAAGTGTTTCTGAATCAAGCACATATACAGTTATACTGAATAAAGGGGACATAGTAAATGGTCAGAAACTAAAATTTGCTTTCTCCCATTCAGAAATAAACAACTTACAAATGGCATTCGGTGAGCCACTTCCAAAGCCTTCTGTTTGGCTGTCTCCACTGCATAGTCATATGGACTCTTAAACAAGGATTTGTCCAATGTTTCTTTAAACCAAGAAGGAACCACCTCAAACCGTAAACCCTGCCTCATTGATatagaaagaaaagagaaacactgaTCATTAAAAGTTCATTGTCCATGTATAAACCTAGTAAAATATCTCAAAAACTTACAGCATTAGATAAAATCTCCAGACGTCGTGGAGATGCACTTGCTAGGACAACAAGCTTTCCACTCAGCTTGGATATTACTGGATTTAACAGCATGTTACACCTCTCCTTCTGACACTTCCAGAGATTGATCCTGAAAATCGAGAGAAAAATTTACCTATATGCATGTCAAAAACAACAAGTTTAATACACTGACATGGCAAAATCATATGCTTAACCAGCAAAAGTCTGAGTTCTCAGGGACAGCAACCTCGATAATGTTTGAAGGTGAGCTTGACAACAATTTCGTCCAGATCATAATTTTCTTATCgttgtttatttgaaacagaaaacatCAGTCTATCCATTTCTTAGACTTAGTGTAGTTGCATTAGAAGTGTATTTGGTCTAGTTATAGAGCAGTGTGTTCATGCAAGAACTTAGCGTGTCGAAAAGCggtattcatttattcatgttttgacaTCAGTACATTCAGAAGTAGCAAATTACACATgtataaaatagttaaatattaatttatctttAAACTTTTTAAGCATTTACCTGGAAAGGCTTGCTCCACTTAAACGTAGTGCACCGAAAGGAAGAGATCCTGAAGAGGCGGAGTCTACCACGCACGCACATGCGCAGTTACCTTTCAACGTCACGACACTTCTGCGTGACCACGTGTAAATGGAGTGTAGTTTCATTTATTCTGGACTTGTCATTATGCTGAACAGCTTtggaaaaaaattgttaattaattaataatatctagcaagatgtatctatttaaaaaataataataataataataacttttatgaCATTATGAATCTGACTCTAAAAGTAATGCtggttttgttataaatttaattcatttctcttttttatttaatttatttgaaatatatatatatatatatcataccatatatatataaactgagatTGCTCAAAATTAATAGCTTAAAGCAATTTAATTGATAGTTGTAGGCTAAGATGAGATGAGTTGCTCACCTAAAGTGTGATAGTACACCGCTGAATGCAagacaaatttaaaaacaaaataaataaaatgtttattacaatAGTCAGTTACTTATAAGCTTTCTCAGTTCTGGTTTATGGatatcttaaaaagaaaaaaaaatatgtttatatttttatttaaaatacaaacggGTATTCCCCAATAACTCAACATAGCCTTTTTATTGATATGATAGCCTAAAGCTTGCCACTAAAATTACACCAACTCTTTGTTATTTTtacacttggaagtggttttggcactgtgggcaggtgctaagtCCTGCTGGAAAAAAGAAATCAGCATCAgtttcagaagtggcttggtaacccttttcctgaagacatctgagcgtggtgactcttgatgcactgactccagcttcagtccactcttGTGACACTCTCTCAAGTGTTGGAATGAATTTTGCTTGACAGTATTCTCAAGCTTGTGGTTATCCCTTTTGCTTGTGCAACTTTTCCTACCCAATTTcgtccttccagtcaactttgcatttaatatgctttgatacagcacttcattaatgaccttctgtgacttaccctctttgtgaagggtgtcaataatCATCTTCTGGACCACTGCCAAGTAAACAGTTTTCCCCATTATTGTgaacaagattttatttttttattttattttttcaaaaaatttgaatatcatgaaaaagttaaaaatttgcttaatttatttcaaaGAGTGAAACTTTCATATACTCTAGATTATGGGTAtgaaactttcatatatataCTTTAGATTCATTACTTTGAAAGGAAAACATTGCAAAGTTTTTTTCTAGAATCACGTTTCACCTTTTAAAATAAGTTACAGTTaaaaagagaaagtgtgtgtgcatgcttttcTAGCAACTTAAATCTATCACTCCACTAAAAATTGAAAACTGCATCTGTTATAGAAggttctctttttctctctcacacacacttgaaCCATAACATCACCTGTCATAGTGCACTTTGAAGTGGCATTTGCAAACTGCTTTATTTCCTTTTTGAGCATTGCACTGGGCATTTTCTTTAGCATTCAGCAACGTATATTTCACATTGGTCTGGGACCACTTATATCTATTTCCTGGAAGCTATTTTATTTCCACTGATGTCACACACtaattttttctttcctttttaaaaattattttttttcagtacatgTGCTTTGTACAATACTTCACTTGACATACCATAGTTCTCCGTAGAAAGGAACTGAAAGAAAATCTTGACCTCGGTGTGACGTCTGTGGTTTACATTCTAAGTATAATaagccttaaaaaaataaatggttgtaacatttattttacaaaataataattacaaaatcaGTTTGTTcagatgtatttattaattataacatGAGAAAATAAATGCCTTGTATGACTTTGTATACATTGTTACCACAGAAGAATAATGCCCAGCGATGAAAACAAATTACAAACATATAACAATGAATTAGAATGTAATAATACAGGCACATTATACACagcttaagtaaaataaatattaaaacactttGGTTCAtagaaaataactgaacattaactgcatattttacagtataaaaacaatttatGGGTTAGCAATACATCTAAAATAGCTGCCACATTAAGTCAAATCAAAAAATATTGAAGTCGCTGCTAAGTGTAACCACACATCAGTGTTCAAAAGAAATATGTCAAAGTTTCAGTGAGTAGGAACTTGGTTAGTctgataccaaaaaaaaaaaaaaaaaaaaggtacacaaCATCACGTTGCCTGAATGCATGTGAGCAGCGTGCTTTTCCAGGAAATCAAAGCAGAACCAAAGCTAAATGctacaaaacaataacaacaaaccaATATATAGGAAGTGACCCTTACTATGAGTTAGCATTAacgaatatattttttataaacactaGGAATTGTATCAGAGCTGTGGTCTAGCGGTTAGAGCTTGTGCTCTGACTCATTTAACAGTGCTCATGTGACCGCTGCAAATCTGAATCATGACATTTTCCTGACTTTTAAcatttccaaaagaaatgttaaaaGTTGTCACAGTCTTCAGTTGCATTGTTCGTTGTACGGCCAGAGAATAAGCTTTCTCTTCGACCCTCAATCATTTGCGTCTCTCCCGTACTGAGGGTTTGCAACCTCAGCATTTGCCTCAGCTTCCGACGAAACTCTTTcgatgcaaaataataaataaatggatcTAGGCAACTATTAATGCAGCTAAGAGACAGGGAGAGTTTATAGTAGATATAGAGAGACTTGTCGTAGTACAGCCTTGCGATTGAGTGGGCCAAGAGTAATATGTTATTGGgagcaaaacaaaaaatgtacacgAACAGAACGATGCACGCTAACCGCACAGCACGGCCTTTCTGATGACTGTTGGTCTTTCTGACTAGGACGTAGATGATGTTAATGTAGCAATACACTGTTATGATGAACGGAcagaggaagaggatgatgaacAAGCCAAAAAGGAAGCCCGCCCAGTGAGCAATGCCTGGGAGCATGTCCTTTCTCAACACATCAAAACATGTGACGATATTGCGCTCCTTTACTTCATATGTCAGATCTTTGCGTTCCAGCGGATTCAGAATCACAAGGACTAGCAGCCATATGAATATACAAGCACCAATTGCATATGTTTTTCTCTTCCTCATCTCTCTGAAGAGCATCGGTTTCACAATCCCCAGGTAGCGGTCGGCGCTAATAGCAGTCATGAATAAAATGGAGCTGTACATGTTGGCATAGAAAACCACTGTCAGTACATTGCACATGCTTGTACCCAAAGTCCAGTTGTAGCCCTGCATTTGGTACGCGATCTGAAAGGGGAGCACAGTGCCCAGTATCAGGTCAGTAAGGGTGAGGTTGATCATAAAGATGATGGAGGGGGTTTTCGGAGAGGTGCGCATCAGTAACAGAAACAGAGAGATTCCGTTACCACTCAGGTTGGCAAGGGTCACGATGACATAGATGGCTGACACAATTTCACCGGCCAGTTTGTTGTCAAACATGGCCAAGGTGGCATTGTCCATTTTGGCGTTGACCTGTGAGTCATTCATGGTTGTTTTTCCACCTGTTTGAAGAGACAGAGAGATTACACCATactataaactattattttaccTCTTGAAACTCAAATTGTGAGAAACATCGCACTGTTGGTTCGTTTAATTTGTTGGGTGTAGAAacaattgctagtaaatttcacaaataattacaaagaaagatttgaagtagaaagactgaataaTACtccaaaaatctattttatttacgACTCTGACAAAATCATATTTGTACACTAGTTGAACTTTAAGTGCTTCATTtaagattctttaaaaaaaaaaaaagtatcatattttttttttttaaatgcataaattgtgATAGATGACTGATATAAAGATTacaattttaatcatttttacaaCAGCTGGGATGGTACACTTCCAAAAGGTACATTTTGTACGTTATTTACTCCTAAAGgctgcatattagtaccttaatgTACATATTATTACCAAAAATGTATATAGTAGTACTTAAATGGTATATATTAGTACGTTTTCAAAGGGGCTTTGTACCATTTTCTTTTctgagaatttaatttaattgatctaaatattttatataaagattttaatatttatgttcatattaacattatttattagaatttacaattctaaataaaaaataaataaattcatattttatttgattttagtatatatatttaagatgtCTGTGACATTGGTTTTGTTGAAAACACCTCCCTGCAGTCACACAGGAAAGACATGAGATATAATGTAAAAGTGATGCTACTTCTCACCATCAAATAGATTGGGGTGCACTTCTGTGAACAGGAAGTGCTTTCCAAACATGCTACTTCAGCAGGTACACACAATGCATGTCACATTTAACCAACAAATCACAGCCATACGTCGTAAGTCTCAGAGCTGTTTCACAAATGTTGACTGAAATGATTCACATGGACAGAGTCTCGAGCTAGggactttttttgtgttttttcaaaGGAAGTGAAAAAATATTCTGATGCCACAGCGTGTGCCAGCATCAGATTCGATAGTCATTACAGTTCTTGTGCGGCTATCTTGCACAGATTGCAATTGTATGGGTGGGCTGTAGTTTCAAATGCTTTACGTGAAAATGTTTCTGAAACAGTGTCCTTGTTTCTTTAAAAGATATTCATAGACTTGATGTGTCTTTTTTAGGTCATGATGCCAACTTATGGGTACACCACCGTTCTGCATACTCAAACTGAATACATAAAGTTAGTGGCTAAAATGTGTCCCCAGCTCTGTCTTAAAGTCAACCCTACACTTCTGAGTCATTTATCTTCTGCTTTATAGTTCTTTGAATTTTGTGCAACCTAAAGCAGACTTGCGGCGAAACGTTACATCCAGAAAACAAAGACACAAATCTGTCTTGTTTAGTTTAATCATGTATGTGtccacttggatgggttaaatgcagaccaccaattctgagtatgggtcaccatatttggcaaatgtcacaactttcactttcatatatatatatatatatatatatatatatatatatatatatatatatatatatatatatatatatatatatatatatatatatatatatatatatatatatatatatatatatatatatatatatatatgtgataaaGTTGTTGATGATTACTTTGTCCTAAGCcaaataaacgtttttttttctttttttcttttttttgtgagtgagtgtacaggcaaaaacattattttcagatTTAGAGCTATTTGGCTTTTTATGAAGTGCTTTTCCAAACTAGTGGTAAGACAACATGcaaaatacacttttaagtgTTGCTTTATTGTACTTTATCAATTTGagtctgtagatttcaattacaaactCCACTTTAGTATCACTCACACAAAACAGTTTTattcataattgtatttttacagttttacaggtTTTTACATATCAATATTATGAAGGgttttattttgt comes from the Carassius gibelio isolate Cgi1373 ecotype wild population from Czech Republic chromosome B9, carGib1.2-hapl.c, whole genome shotgun sequence genome and includes:
- the p2ry8 gene encoding P2Y purinoceptor 8; translation: MNDSQVNAKMDNATLAMFDNKLAGEIVSAIYVIVTLANLSGNGISLFLLLMRTSPKTPSIIFMINLTLTDLILGTVLPFQIAYQMQGYNWTLGTSMCNVLTVVFYANMYSSILFMTAISADRYLGIVKPMLFREMRKRKTYAIGACIFIWLLVLVILNPLERKDLTYEVKERNIVTCFDVLRKDMLPGIAHWAGFLFGLFIILFLCPFIITVYCYINIIYVLVRKTNSHQKGRAVRLACIVLFVYIFCFAPNNILLLAHSIARLYYDKSLYIYYKLSLSLSCINSCLDPFIYYFASKEFRRKLRQMLRLQTLSTGETQMIEGRRESLFSGRTTNNATEDCDNF
- the asmtl gene encoding probable bifunctional dTTP/UTP pyrophosphatase/methyltransferase protein gives rise to the protein MLLNPVISKLSGKLVVLASASPRRLEILSNAGLRFEVVPSWFKETLDKSLFKSPYDYAVETAKQKALEVAHRMPFKHLKRPDVVIGADTVVTVDGLILEKPTDKQDAYRMLSRLSGKEHSVFTGVAIVLCHDKSGSDTDYKVVDFYEETKVKFAELSEEMLWEYINSGEPMDKAGGYGIQALGGMLVEYVKGDFLNVVGFPLNHFCKQLGLIFNSPHESPAHKVKRESDEAWSLVNSLSEGATNGEVELLENGKDVSQSSMQEQNVIGPEFSRQDIPHSIISLLDGFKASKTLFTASKLKVFDVLNSSNSLTLEEVAGQINASVLGTERLLEGAVSLGLLERVKQQNTSVYRNTEQASRFLVSDSPESLNGYILHCNDMVWPLFSHLENAVREGTSQHERAFGKKNEDVFQDAYYSKDEVKIRFMDAMHSIARVTGKDVATAFDLSPYKTACDIGGCTGAMAYEFTKAHPGLSVIVFDLPQVIEMRRHFQPKETDDRVSFVAGDFFKDDLPKADLYILARILHDWSDEKLHVLLSKLSKMCTPGCGLLVSEIFLDEERKRPSRALLQALSMTEGKQRSPTEYSDLLEKHGFTPKHINHTDNLLDAMLFVKEDPNNKRTLLGCSSASIETAELE